TTCGGGCTTCTGATGGTGCTGCAGCAGATCATGATCGTGTTCCTGCAGCGGATCTTCCGGGTCTCGGAAATCGGTGTCGGGCCGTTCGGCTATGTCTTCACCAAGGACCTGTCCTGGTGGTCGGAAGAGCTCAAGCTTTACAACGCCGCCATCGTGGCGCTTTGCGCGACCTATACCTTCGTGCAGTCGGGCCATGTGCGGGTCGATCTGGTCTATTCCGAGGTGAGCTTCCGCGCCAAGCGCGTCATCGACATGCTGGGCGCGCTTTTCTTCATGATGCCGGTCGCGGTGCTGATCTGGATGTATTCCTGGTTCTTCATGTGGCGGCATCTGATCACGCCCAAGCCCTCGGCCTCGGATACGCTCGAGCGGCTTCTGATGAAGGCGCGCGCGGTGCGCTGGAATGTCGAGACCATCGGGTTCTCGCCCAACGGTTTCAACGGCTACTTCCTGTTCAAGGTGCTTCTCGTGGCCTTCACCGGCCTCGTGTTCCTGCAGGCCATCGCGTTCTTCTACCGATCCTTCCTCGAATGCGTCGAAGGCGAGGAGAGCGCCGGAAAATACCTCGACCGGGACAGCCTCGGCGCCGGCGAAGAAGCCTATGAAGGCACGCATTAAAGGGGCAGGACAGGCATATGCTATTCGGACTTGATGGCGTCGAGATCGGCCTGATCATCGTCATTCTCTGCCTCTTCGGGGGCATCCTGTCGGGCTTTCCGGTGGCCTTCGCCATCGGTGGCGCGGCGGTCATTTCTTTCGGGATCATCGCGGCGCTGGACAGCGCGGGCATTCTGGTGGCCCAGGCCATCGATACCGGCAGCGCCGCCTATGACGCGCTGCTGGCCCAGGGCATCCACCCCGACGCGATTTCGCATTTCCGCTATCCCGACCTGCCCACCGTCACCACGGCGCTGTTCCCGCAGGGCTGGGAGACGGCGATGGACCGCAATATCAGCTTCATCGTCAACCGGATGAATGAACGGGTCTTTGCCGGGCAGTCGATCGAGACGCTGCTGGCGGTGTTGATGTTCGTGCTGATGGGGATCACGCTCGAGCGCTCGAAGATCGCCAACGACCTGCTGACCACCATGGCGCGGGTGTTCGGGCCGATGCCGGGCGGGCTGGCGGTCTCGGTGGTGGTGGTCGGCGCCTTCCTCGCCGCCTCGACCGGCATCGTCGGCGCGACCGTTGTGACGATGGGGCTGCTGTCGCTGCCGACCATGCTGCGCAACAAGTATTCGCCCGAACTGGCGACCGGCGTCATCGCGGCCAGCGGCACGCTGGGGCAGATCATCCCGCCCTCGATCATCATCGTGCTTCTGGGCACGCTGGCGGGCGATATCTACGCCACCGCGCAGGAAACCCGGGCCCAGCTTGCGGGCTGTCCCGATGCGCTGACCTATCTGGGGCAGGCCGCCGTGGTCTCGGTCGGCACGCTGTTCCAGGCCGCGATCCTGCCCGGCGTGCTGCTGGCCCTGCTTTATGCCGCCTATGCCTTCGGCTATGCGCTTCTGAACCCCGACAAGGCGCCGCCGGTGATCGATGCCGGGGCGCGGGGCCGGCGCAAGGGCTCGGCGCTGACCTGGTTTCTGGCCGCCCCCGCCGGGGTTATCGGGCTGGCACTGCTGCTGGAGGCGACGGGGATCGCGGGCAGCCAGGATGTGGGCGTGTCGCGCTATACCAGCACTGCCGAATCCGCGAGCCTCAGGACCAATGTCTCCGACCAGTGCAAGGCCTCGATGATCGAGCTGCACGGCCAGTCGAAATGGGACAGCGCCGTCGCCCAGCAGAAGGAGATCCAGGCGGGGGGCGGCCGGATCGGGACGCAGGAGCTGAGCGACGAGGCCCTGGCCGAGGCGCGCGCCGCCAAGGTCGCCGCGGCGCCGCCGATCTCGGGCGGTATCCTGCTGGGCTTCACGCTGCTCGGGCTGGCACTGGTCACGGCGCGGGGCGTCGTGCCCTCGGCCCGGCCCGCGCCGCTTCTGATCGGGGGCGCGGGGATCGTGCTGGGCCTTCTGGTCGATGCGCTGTTCATCGGGCCGCTGGCCTCGCCCGGCACGACATTGCTGCTGTTGGCTGTGCCTGTCGCGCTGACGCTTTACGGCTGTCGCTATGCGGTGGCCTGCCTGTCGCGGTCCGACCTGCTGCGGGTGGTGTTCCCGCCGCTGGTGCTGATCGTGGCGGTGCTGGGCTCGATCCTCGGCGGCATCACCAACCCGACGCCTGCCGCGGCGCTGGGCGCGGGCGGCGCGCTGATGCTGGCGGCCTATCGCAAGCTGCAGGAGGAGCACCGTACCGGCAAGCTGATCCTCTGGGCCGCCTATGCCATCATCATCATGCTTCTGGTCGGCACCAATTTCGACCTGAGGCTGGGCCGCGAGAGCGTTCCTGTCGAAGACTGGATCGCCTTCCTCGTGGCGCAGGGCACCTATCATTTCGCGATGTTCGGCATCCTTTACGCCTGCTGGGTGCTGCTGCG
The genomic region above belongs to Rhodovulum sulfidophilum DSM 1374 and contains:
- a CDS encoding TRAP transporter large permease, whose product is MLFGLDGVEIGLIIVILCLFGGILSGFPVAFAIGGAAVISFGIIAALDSAGILVAQAIDTGSAAYDALLAQGIHPDAISHFRYPDLPTVTTALFPQGWETAMDRNISFIVNRMNERVFAGQSIETLLAVLMFVLMGITLERSKIANDLLTTMARVFGPMPGGLAVSVVVVGAFLAASTGIVGATVVTMGLLSLPTMLRNKYSPELATGVIAASGTLGQIIPPSIIIVLLGTLAGDIYATAQETRAQLAGCPDALTYLGQAAVVSVGTLFQAAILPGVLLALLYAAYAFGYALLNPDKAPPVIDAGARGRRKGSALTWFLAAPAGVIGLALLLEATGIAGSQDVGVSRYTSTAESASLRTNVSDQCKASMIELHGQSKWDSAVAQQKEIQAGGGRIGTQELSDEALAEARAAKVAAAPPISGGILLGFTLLGLALVTARGVVPSARPAPLLIGGAGIVLGLLVDALFIGPLASPGTTLLLLAVPVALTLYGCRYAVACLSRSDLLRVVFPPLVLIVAVLGSILGGITNPTPAAALGAGGALMLAAYRKLQEEHRTGKLILWAAYAIIIMLLVGTNFDLRLGRESVPVEDWIAFLVAQGTYHFAMFGILYACWVLLRSGVLGPVVRETAKVTSMVFTILIGSQLLNLVVISFGGEHYIQQFLRSFDNEMKVFLLVMLVLFILGFVLDFLEIIYIVIPIVGPVIYGGTFDPKWVTIMIAVNLQTSFLTPPFGFALFYLRGVAPKEVNTWHIYRGVAPFVVIQVIGLAILWFMPGIVTIVPNLLPNG
- a CDS encoding TRAP transporter small permease subunit, giving the protein MLDGILWVCRNILLAFYNFGYALSHPGLWLDWSDKQAIMRFVYYGGSVEFFFVIFTAFLVLTAIGLWRRRVMWGTVRLLEGMANGIGRAAAWFGLLMVLQQIMIVFLQRIFRVSEIGVGPFGYVFTKDLSWWSEELKLYNAAIVALCATYTFVQSGHVRVDLVYSEVSFRAKRVIDMLGALFFMMPVAVLIWMYSWFFMWRHLITPKPSASDTLERLLMKARAVRWNVETIGFSPNGFNGYFLFKVLLVAFTGLVFLQAIAFFYRSFLECVEGEESAGKYLDRDSLGAGEEAYEGTH